The Halobacterium hubeiense genome contains the following window.
AGATCGACCAACCCCGTAAACGAGCAGTCTGACTCGGGGCACTCCACACGGAGGCCGGTAACTCCCTGCACACGTGGGCCCTGAAACAGCCCGGAGGCGATGTTTCGCTCGCAGTCCGGACAGGCGACCGTCTCCAGCTCCCGGGGGCGCTGGCGACGCGCGCAGTCCCGGCATATCTGGGGACCCGGCGTAATCACTGTCCGGGAAACAAGTCGGTACTCCTCGGGGTCGACGTCACCCGGCCGGCCACCGCATGCCGGTAGAGCATCGCCGCGAGCTGCCGGGACCGGCGCCGGCAAGTGGAACGCATCCGTGGTGCCCGCGCGTTGGACGACCACCCAGGTCGGCTCCGGGTCCAGAATCTCGACGTGATCGACCGCGTAGACGCTATCTTCTTCCAGGCGGTTCGCGGCGTCCAGGACGTGGACGGCGGCCTCCTTGTGGCCGGGATACGAGACGAGAACGAGTGCCACCGTCGCGGCATCGGGTTCTGTCCCGCGGTGGCTCTGCATCCGCACCGCGCGTTTCTCCCGGCGGTCGGTATCGTCATCAGCGACGGAGACCTCGGCAACGTCGGTGACCAGCCACGTCCGCCCGTCGCGGTTGATTACGACGACGTCGCCCTCCCCGATTTCGCGGACTGTCTTCGCGACGTCCGCGCTGACCTGTTTCGTCGACGCGTTGTTGAGGCGGCGGGTCGGCGACATCATGCTGATTCACCCGGGACAGCGTCCGCGTCCAGCTCCCAGAGGAGGCGAGCCGGTCCCGTCGACGGTGGCTGTTGCAGTTCGATGTCGTGGGTGGCGGCCGCCCGGTAGATCGACCGACGCGAAACACCGTGCGCAGTCGCGAGGTCCGCAGGTGTGAAGCCAGCTGCCAGCGCATCGCGCAAGTAGTCTGGGTTACGGTACCCCTCCAGAGGGAACACGTCGAGGGCGAGCGTGTCAGTAATCGC
Protein-coding sequences here:
- a CDS encoding helix-turn-helix domain-containing protein, producing the protein MLQPDSQSPAGEEVTAQELQTAITDTLALDVFPLEGYRNPDYLRDALAAGFTPADLATAHGVSRRSIYRAAATHDIELQQPPSTGPARLLWELDADAVPGESA